From the genome of Faecalibacterium prausnitzii:
GCTTGGCGCGCTGCGCTGGGCGCTGCCGCAGGGGCTTTATGCCAACTACCTCACGGCATACCTCGGCTTTTATCCGGTCTCCTTTTACTCCTCCGATTACTTCCCGCTGCTGCCGTGGCTGTTTTTGTTCTGGGCGGGGTACTATCTGCATCCTCTTGTCGGCCGCAAACGGATGGAGCCGCTGCGCCGGTCGGTCTGCCCGCCGCTGGGCTGGCTGGGGCGGCACTCGCTGGTGCTGTATCTGCTCCATCAGCCGGTCATTTTCGGTGTGCTGACGCTGGTGTTCACCGTTCCGCAGCTGCTTTGAGCAGGGGAGTGGAAAAATCTGCAAAAGAACCTTGACAACCCTGCCGCATTGTGGTATCCTGTCTATGGTTAGAGAAACCTAACCGTGAAAATGCGCATCCGTTTTGGATGACGCATTTTCCTGATGATAAAAGTTAGAAAATACTAACTATAATTGAAAGAGAGGTTCTTCTTTATGAGCAAAGTAGCAATCGTATTCTGGAGCGCGACCGGCAACACCGAGACCATGGCAAACTGCATCGCTGAAGGGGCAGGTGCTGCCGCCACCATCGTTCCCTGTGGCGAGATGAATGCTGCCAAGCTGGGCGAATATGACGTCGTGGCATTCGGCTGCCCCGCAATGGGCGCTGAGCAGCTGGAGGAGAGCGAGTTCGAGCCGATGTTCGCTTCTCTGGAAGGTTCCCTGAACGGCAAGAAGGTCGCCCTGTTCGGCTCCTACGGCTGGGGCGACGGCCAGTGGATGCGCGATTGGTGCGAGCGTGTCAAGGAGGACGGCGCGGTCCTGTTCAGCGAAGAGGGCCTCATCTGCAACGAGACGCCCGACGACGATGTCCAGGCTGCCTGCCGCAAGCTGGGCGCTGACCTGGCTGCATGGTAAGCCTTTTCTCTTGACAAAATGAGTTTGTCTTGATAAACTAACCGACAGAGAACCGAACGACACCGGCTTTCTGCCGGTTTTTTGTTGTATCTGGAGGAACGCATGAAACAGACTACCCCGAAAGACCTTGCGAAAAAGCGCGCGGAGGAACAACTTCTGGTGAGCGAGATGATCGCGCTCTACTGCCGCAGGCAGCACAGCACACCCAAAGGCTCGCTCTGCCCGGAATGTCAGGAGCTTCGCGATTATGCGCTGGCCCGCATCGACCATTGCCCGTTCATGGAGACGAAGACCTTCTGTTCGGCCTGCAAAGTCCACTGCTACAAGCCTGCCATGCGGGAGCAGATCCGCACTGTCATGCGCTGGGCCGGGCCGCGGATGCTGCCGGTGCACCCCGTTCTCTCCATCCGGCATGTGATCGTGACCATCCGGGCCAAACGCAAGGCCGGGGCAGAGAAGTGACCGGTGTATAAATCTCACGGAATGGGGGCATCCTAGAAGCATCCCAGATTCAAAGAGGTGAGAACGAATGGAAAATACCGGTGTTGTCTGCGATGTCTGCAAGTGCCGCCACAATGTGGAGAGCTGCAAGTGTGACCTGCCGCAGATCAAGGTGACGGAGCACTGCTCCTGCACCACCCAGCAGATCGAGACCCCGCACTTCTGCCAGAATTACGAAGCCAAGTAACTTCGTAACTTCTACGCGCAGAAAACCGCCCGGTTCCGTGCCGAAAACAGCATGGAACCGGGCGGTTTGTGTTTTGGTGTGGCTCAGCGCAGGGCCACGCCGCAGGTGGCAAGGCTGCGCACCAGTGTGCCGACGCTCTCCTTCATCTGGATGCCGGCGAAACCCAGCCGGAAGGCCGCCTGCACATTGTCCAGCCGGTCGTCGATGAAGACGCTCTCCTGCGCCTTGAGGTGGTATTTTTCCAGCAGCGCCTTGTAGATGCGGGGGTCCGGCTTGTTGATGTGGACCTCGCAGGAGGCCACGCCGCCGTCGAACAGGCCCTTCATGTCCCGGTT
Proteins encoded in this window:
- a CDS encoding flavodoxin, yielding MSKVAIVFWSATGNTETMANCIAEGAGAAATIVPCGEMNAAKLGEYDVVAFGCPAMGAEQLEESEFEPMFASLEGSLNGKKVALFGSYGWGDGQWMRDWCERVKEDGAVLFSEEGLICNETPDDDVQAACRKLGADLAAW
- a CDS encoding nitrous oxide-stimulated promoter family protein, whose translation is MKQTTPKDLAKKRAEEQLLVSEMIALYCRRQHSTPKGSLCPECQELRDYALARIDHCPFMETKTFCSACKVHCYKPAMREQIRTVMRWAGPRMLPVHPVLSIRHVIVTIRAKRKAGAEK
- a CDS encoding DUF1540 domain-containing protein translates to MENTGVVCDVCKCRHNVESCKCDLPQIKVTEHCSCTTQQIETPHFCQNYEAK